From a region of the Sulfuriferula plumbiphila genome:
- a CDS encoding AAA family ATPase — protein MDTIAMTGNSPAQQAFQLLKQHISQHIIGQEVLVERLLIALLADGHLLVEGAPGLAKTRAIKVLSEGIDGDFHRVQFTPDLLPADLTGTDIFRPQDGSFQFQRGPLFHNLVLADEVNRAPAKVQSALLEAMAERQITVGTTTYPLPKLFLVMATQNPIEQEGTYPLPEAQLDRFLLHVKVDYPKAEAERQILQLARDEASQQIRNTAPAVARLGQEILLAARQEVLEVYMADNLERYLVEIILATRDPSSYNPALGSWVQWGASPRATIALDRCARAHAWLAGRNYVGPEDIQALAFDVLRHRVLLSYEAEAEGHTPDHFIEKLVDLIPVP, from the coding sequence ATGGACACCATCGCCATGACGGGAAATTCGCCGGCGCAACAAGCGTTTCAGTTGCTGAAACAACATATTTCGCAACACATCATTGGCCAGGAAGTGCTTGTCGAGCGGCTCCTGATAGCGCTTCTGGCCGATGGCCACCTGTTGGTCGAAGGCGCGCCGGGTCTTGCCAAGACGCGCGCCATCAAGGTTTTGAGCGAGGGCATCGACGGCGATTTTCACCGCGTACAGTTCACACCGGATCTGTTACCCGCCGATCTTACCGGCACCGATATTTTTCGTCCACAGGATGGTTCTTTCCAGTTCCAGCGCGGCCCGCTGTTCCACAACCTGGTACTGGCCGACGAGGTGAACCGGGCGCCGGCCAAGGTGCAGTCGGCGCTGCTCGAGGCCATGGCGGAGCGACAGATCACCGTTGGCACCACGACGTATCCACTGCCGAAACTGTTTCTGGTCATGGCCACCCAGAACCCCATTGAGCAGGAGGGAACCTACCCGCTTCCGGAAGCTCAGCTCGACCGTTTCCTGCTGCACGTAAAGGTCGATTATCCCAAAGCCGAGGCCGAGCGGCAGATACTGCAACTGGCCCGTGACGAAGCGTCGCAACAGATTCGCAATACGGCGCCGGCTGTGGCCAGACTTGGCCAGGAAATCCTGCTTGCCGCGCGCCAGGAGGTGCTGGAGGTCTACATGGCCGACAACCTGGAGCGTTACCTGGTCGAGATTATTCTTGCCACCCGCGACCCATCATCCTACAACCCCGCTCTGGGCAGCTGGGTGCAATGGGGCGCCAGTCCGCGCGCCACGATTGCCCTCGACCGTTGCGCGCGCGCCCATGCCTGGCTGGCAGGGCGCAATTATGTGGGACCGGAAGATATTCAGGCCCTGGCTTTTGATGTGCTGCGCCATCGCGTGCTGCTGAGCTATGAGGCGGAGGCAGAAGGTCACACCCCTGACCACTTTATCGAGAAACTGGTCGACCTGATCCCGGTGCCATGA
- a CDS encoding DUF58 domain-containing protein yields the protein MIPPFGHSRPFYTRPASVPADLPNQDDGVVRISLSSLIALHHAAESLPLKPGRIRSPVSGGYRSPFKGRGMEFDEVRPYMQGDDVRSLDWRVTARTGRPHTKLFREERERAVLLWVDLRHAMFFATKGAFKAVRAAQAAALLGWRAVAQSDRLGALLFSEETHIELRPRRGKAALLHVLSRIADHPAWQHRAAGSDALAAASALNQTLVRLRRVAQPGSLIILLSDFAYINGQGSAHLGQLARHNDLILADIHDPLEAELPPPGHYRVSDGERFLTLATEDPHLRERYRQGFIRRQTALQQLCRRYGMTLLPLTTSADPLAALQQGLGLR from the coding sequence ATGATTCCCCCATTCGGGCACAGCAGGCCCTTCTACACCCGCCCGGCTTCCGTGCCGGCAGACCTGCCGAATCAGGACGATGGCGTGGTACGGATAAGTTTGTCCTCCCTGATCGCCCTGCATCACGCCGCCGAATCGCTGCCGCTCAAACCTGGGCGGATTCGTTCGCCTGTCAGCGGCGGCTACCGTTCCCCTTTCAAGGGGCGCGGCATGGAGTTCGATGAGGTGCGCCCCTACATGCAGGGCGACGATGTGCGCAGTCTCGATTGGCGCGTGACCGCGCGTACCGGCCGTCCGCATACCAAGCTGTTTCGCGAGGAACGCGAGCGTGCCGTGCTGCTCTGGGTTGACTTGCGCCACGCCATGTTTTTTGCCACCAAGGGCGCGTTCAAGGCGGTGCGTGCGGCCCAGGCGGCTGCCCTGCTGGGGTGGCGTGCCGTGGCTCAGAGTGACCGGCTCGGCGCCCTGCTGTTCTCCGAGGAGACGCATATCGAGCTGCGCCCCAGGCGCGGCAAAGCGGCCTTGCTGCATGTGCTGAGCCGCATCGCCGATCACCCGGCCTGGCAGCACCGGGCTGCCGGCAGCGATGCGCTGGCGGCAGCCAGTGCGCTGAACCAGACGCTGGTGCGTCTGCGCCGGGTGGCACAGCCGGGCAGCCTGATCATCCTGCTGAGCGATTTTGCCTACATCAATGGCCAGGGGAGCGCGCATCTGGGCCAGCTAGCCCGCCATAACGATCTCATTCTCGCCGACATCCACGACCCGCTGGAGGCCGAGCTGCCTCCGCCAGGACATTATCGGGTGAGCGACGGCGAGCGGTTCCTGACCCTGGCGACCGAAGACCCGCATTTACGCGAGCGCTATCGCCAGGGTTTTATCAGGCGACAGACCGCGCTGCAGCAGCTATGTCGCCGATATGGCATGACCCTGCTGCCGCTGACCACCTCCGCAGACCCGCTGGCTGCGCTTCAGCAGGGATTGGGGCTGCGCTGA
- a CDS encoding DUF4381 domain-containing protein: MNPALSQLRDIHLPARISWWPPALGWWLLAAAILLIALALYGLHRHRRRNHWRRFALSELSRLRELHETQQSAPCALVSELSILLRRVAVSRFPRAEVAALNGDAWLAFLDHSLGEGAAFQSHAGRLLTTVPYRPDAAIDPGSLRALLALGERWLKKLPRGKK, translated from the coding sequence ATGAATCCGGCGTTGAGCCAGTTGCGCGATATACACCTGCCTGCGCGCATCTCCTGGTGGCCGCCGGCACTGGGATGGTGGCTGCTGGCTGCAGCCATCCTGCTGATAGCGCTTGCGCTGTATGGCTTGCATCGCCACCGTCGCCGGAACCACTGGCGCCGTTTTGCATTGAGTGAACTGAGCCGCCTGCGCGAACTGCATGAGACGCAGCAATCCGCACCCTGCGCCCTGGTCAGCGAACTGTCGATCCTGCTGCGCCGGGTGGCGGTCAGCCGCTTTCCCCGCGCGGAGGTGGCGGCGCTCAACGGTGACGCGTGGCTTGCTTTTCTCGATCACAGCCTGGGTGAAGGCGCTGCTTTTCAGTCGCACGCCGGGCGTCTGTTGACCACCGTTCCGTATCGTCCGGATGCGGCCATCGATCCGGGTTCCCTGCGTGCTTTATTGGCACTGGGCGAACGCTGGCTGAAGAAGCTGCCGCGAGGCAAAAAATGA
- a CDS encoding vWA domain-containing protein encodes MIHFEWPWLFLILPLPLLLRLSLPRADEIREAALRVPGLDPFAMESAAKPGRLAQRRGRAWLGALAWLLLVTAAARPVWLGDPIDLPVSGRDLMLAVDLSGSMQTPDFAIHGQRVSRLDAIKEIAGDFIDRRVGDRIGLILFGTQAYLQTPLTFDRKTVHTLLDEAAIGLAGEQTAIGDAIGLAVKRLRERPHGNKVLILLTDGVSNAGAVTPLKAAELAAQEGVTIYTIGIGADEMQIPSLFGMQSVNPSGDLDEDTLRAIAKATGGRYFRARDTEQLNQIYTILDKLQPVDQEKQTFRPHTTLFYWPLAISLLLAGLLLLPNAGRR; translated from the coding sequence ATGATCCACTTCGAGTGGCCGTGGCTTTTTCTCATTTTGCCGCTGCCGCTTTTGCTGCGTCTCTCGCTGCCACGTGCCGATGAAATCAGGGAGGCCGCGTTGCGCGTACCCGGCCTTGATCCTTTTGCCATGGAAAGCGCTGCGAAACCCGGCAGGCTGGCGCAGCGACGCGGCCGGGCATGGCTCGGCGCCCTGGCATGGTTGCTATTGGTTACGGCTGCGGCACGCCCGGTCTGGCTCGGTGATCCCATCGACTTGCCGGTCAGCGGGCGCGACCTGATGCTGGCGGTGGACCTCTCCGGCAGTATGCAAACCCCTGATTTTGCCATTCATGGACAACGTGTGAGCCGCCTCGACGCCATCAAGGAGATTGCCGGCGACTTCATAGACCGGCGCGTCGGCGATCGCATCGGATTGATCCTGTTCGGCACGCAGGCTTATTTGCAAACCCCGCTGACTTTCGACCGCAAGACCGTACACACGCTGCTTGACGAGGCCGCCATCGGTCTGGCCGGTGAACAAACGGCTATCGGCGACGCCATCGGCCTGGCGGTAAAACGCTTGCGGGAACGTCCGCATGGCAACAAGGTCCTGATATTGCTGACCGATGGCGTCAGCAACGCCGGCGCGGTGACACCGCTCAAGGCGGCAGAGCTGGCTGCCCAGGAGGGGGTCACCATCTACACCATCGGCATCGGCGCCGATGAGATGCAGATTCCTTCGCTGTTCGGCATGCAAAGCGTCAACCCTTCCGGCGACCTCGATGAAGATACGCTGCGCGCCATCGCCAAGGCGACCGGTGGACGCTATTTTCGTGCCCGTGACACCGAACAGTTGAACCAGATATATACCATCCTGGATAAACTGCAGCCGGTCGATCAGGAGAAACAGACCTTTCGCCCGCACACCACGCTGTTCTACTGGCCGTTGGCCATCAGCCTGCTTCTTGCAGGGCTGCTTCTGCTTCCGAATGCGGGAAGGAGATGA